The following are encoded together in the Eleftheria terrae genome:
- a CDS encoding cupin-like domain-containing protein, producing MNPASRMAQVERIEPPSKEHFYEHYVNANRPVVLAGAVKHWKASSCWSIDYLKSAIGDITVPVEVSSSGHFPADVQKIGMREMTVREYIDTNILSRPAGERHYLSQASIPDLFPTLMQDIDYPVYLDTTRPPRVNLWFGAAGTQTQLHYDDSHNLFAQLSGRKRFLLFSPGDSRRLYRYPLKHWYAHFSRINTATPDLQRYPRFAAAQPIECTLEPGDALFLPTFWWHQPACIDDSVSISMWWSPELKKCLRFRQFYWSVGNFALAVAGHLGQVIRGRGGPAAAS from the coding sequence ATGAACCCAGCCAGCCGCATGGCCCAAGTGGAGCGCATCGAGCCTCCCAGCAAGGAACATTTCTATGAGCACTATGTGAATGCCAACCGGCCGGTGGTGCTGGCCGGTGCCGTCAAGCACTGGAAGGCCAGCTCCTGCTGGAGCATCGACTACCTGAAGTCCGCCATCGGCGACATCACCGTGCCGGTGGAGGTCTCGAGCAGCGGGCATTTCCCGGCCGACGTGCAGAAGATCGGCATGCGCGAGATGACGGTGAGGGAGTACATCGACACCAACATCCTCTCGCGCCCGGCGGGTGAACGGCATTACCTCTCGCAGGCCTCCATCCCCGACCTGTTCCCGACGCTGATGCAGGACATCGACTACCCCGTCTACCTCGACACCACCCGGCCGCCGCGCGTGAACCTGTGGTTCGGTGCCGCCGGTACGCAGACGCAGCTGCACTACGACGACTCGCACAACCTGTTCGCGCAGCTCAGCGGCAGGAAGCGCTTCCTGCTGTTCTCCCCGGGCGATTCACGGCGGCTGTACCGCTATCCGCTGAAGCACTGGTACGCGCACTTCAGCCGCATCAACACCGCCACGCCGGACCTGCAGCGCTACCCCCGCTTCGCCGCGGCGCAGCCGATCGAGTGCACCCTGGAGCCCGGCGATGCGCTGTTCCTGCCCACCTTCTGGTGGCACCAGCCGGCCTGCATCGACGATTCGGTGTCCATCAGCATGTGGTGGAGCCCCGAGCTGAAGAAGTGTCTGCGCTTCCGGCAGTTCTACTGGTCGGTGGGCAACTTCGCGCTGGCGGTGGCCGGCCACCTGGGACAGGTGATCCGCGGCCGCGGCGGCCCGGCGGCGGCCTCGTGA
- a CDS encoding carboxypeptidase M32: MTLSATPAYDTLARLHMRLHRLEHLQSIAWWDQASHMPPKGSEARAAALAEMATLLHRLRTDPDMKEQIARAEQEALDEPQRANLREIRRDWLQATALPDELVEAKSLAASRCEHAWRRQRPANDWAGFLENFRPVLRLAREEAQRLSEAGGLGRYDALLDRFEPGMRGATVERLFADLKGWLPDLVQRVVAAQATRPVSEPKGPFPIAAQRALSLDVMRLLDFDFEAGRLDESTHPFSGGVPEDVRLTTRYREDNFVQSLMGTIHETGHARYEQNLPRELLGQPVARARSMAVHESQSLSFEMQLGRSRPFVELLAPLVVRHLGAQPAFEPEPLHRLLTRVAPGYIRVDADEVTYPAHVILRFEIERALIEGEAEAEDIPALWDRGMAALLGIDTRGNYRDGCLQDVHWSEGLFGYFPCYTLGAMYAAQWFATLRRATPDLDRRIAAGDLAPVLDWLRGNVWLQGSRWTTDELAVRASGEPLNPAHFRAHLESRYLGG; the protein is encoded by the coding sequence ATGACCCTCTCTGCCACCCCGGCCTACGACACCCTTGCCCGCCTGCACATGCGGCTGCACCGGCTGGAGCACCTGCAATCCATTGCCTGGTGGGACCAGGCCAGCCACATGCCGCCCAAGGGCAGCGAGGCGCGCGCCGCCGCGCTGGCCGAGATGGCGACGCTGCTGCACCGGCTGCGCACCGATCCCGACATGAAAGAGCAGATCGCCCGGGCCGAGCAGGAAGCGCTGGATGAGCCGCAACGCGCCAACCTGCGCGAGATCCGGCGTGACTGGCTGCAGGCCACGGCCTTGCCGGACGAGCTGGTCGAAGCCAAGTCGCTGGCTGCCTCGCGCTGCGAGCATGCCTGGCGGCGCCAGCGGCCAGCCAACGACTGGGCCGGCTTCCTGGAGAACTTCCGCCCGGTGCTGCGGCTGGCCCGCGAGGAAGCGCAACGCCTGTCCGAGGCGGGCGGCCTGGGCCGCTATGACGCCTTGCTCGACCGTTTCGAGCCCGGCATGCGCGGCGCCACCGTGGAGCGCCTGTTCGCCGACCTCAAGGGCTGGTTGCCGGACCTGGTCCAGCGGGTGGTGGCGGCCCAGGCCACCCGGCCGGTGAGCGAGCCGAAGGGCCCGTTCCCGATCGCGGCGCAACGCGCCCTCAGCCTGGACGTGATGCGCTTGCTGGACTTCGACTTCGAGGCCGGCCGGCTCGACGAAAGCACCCATCCCTTCTCCGGCGGCGTGCCCGAGGACGTGCGGCTGACCACCCGCTACCGCGAGGACAACTTCGTGCAGAGCCTGATGGGCACCATCCACGAGACGGGCCACGCCCGCTACGAGCAGAACCTGCCGCGCGAGCTGCTGGGCCAGCCGGTGGCCCGTGCCCGTTCGATGGCGGTGCACGAAAGCCAGAGCCTGTCCTTCGAGATGCAGCTGGGCCGCAGCCGGCCCTTCGTCGAACTGCTGGCGCCGCTGGTGGTGCGCCACCTCGGCGCACAGCCGGCCTTCGAGCCCGAGCCGCTGCACCGCCTGCTGACCCGGGTCGCGCCGGGCTACATCCGCGTCGATGCCGACGAGGTGACCTACCCGGCCCACGTGATCCTGCGTTTCGAGATCGAGCGGGCGCTGATCGAGGGCGAAGCCGAGGCGGAGGACATCCCCGCCCTGTGGGACCGCGGCATGGCCGCGCTCCTGGGCATCGACACCCGCGGCAACTACCGTGACGGCTGCCTGCAGGACGTGCACTGGAGCGAGGGCCTGTTCGGCTACTTCCCCTGCTACACCCTGGGCGCGATGTATGCGGCGCAGTGGTTCGCCACGCTGCGGCGCGCCACGCCCGACCTGGACCGCCGTATCGCCGCCGGCGACCTGGCACCGGTGCTCGACTGGCTGCGCGGGAACGTCTGGCTGCAGGGCAGCCGCTGGACCACCGACGAGCTGGCCGTGCGGGCCAGCGGCGAGCCGCTCAACCCGGCGCATTTCCGGGCGCACCTGGAAAGCCGCTACCTGGGTGGCTGA
- a CDS encoding M66 family metalloprotease, translating into MTLDGDAANLATAGFNDLASSLKLLGRPQTPELSSVELAQTHVIGPEGRTLQSPNDAKNNRSRRLMLTADRAALLMVQPSAAVTALVVRAQLADGRTLGPLAMNPPEQLPASDGGAEPYSRAKYSALLPPEWVQPGATLEIGQEDFSSPRRIALNVTPATTLRQYTVPMYLFGARHDNSVVDFPLEKTATDGYSLDREYREKLPIAKLETGITAAVTLDKLAVPGRNDDKFCYPAMTVASWSDYRAIEGDTNARMLRLLHDLRGWTANRDGAFAAGYYGFVQTVDGGKQVAASTGGGLASVGGGVAASGGDYRPATIYSAIFNHEMGHAYGLPHADHAADLGDFPYPMGTKSGSSWGYDSVRHQLLTTREFSGQPCDHRTVDGVCYQRTPMSGGDDDRNAALYRWSAFSDYEAAVLQEGFLDKLFPDSSYDGGYKRWNRSTGGFEAMSDSDRARVGTDVLKTGQQVQTVIGTVSHFNVAPTASTMTVTPPWSGHLPRHIDPTVQGDLDTILSDKPGGWSGYYCLSNGCDYTLVATYADGKVVRVLLPIGYRGWNTANDTSGYKQGAQDPTSADNFASYAVNLPAGHGGLSRLQLFHTPHGSQWQTRFTALSTSDFGGRLPLVNEWTPADGATGGSGAPGTTRFDRSVCKPGATVKLPSR; encoded by the coding sequence TTGACGCTTGACGGAGATGCGGCCAACCTCGCCACTGCCGGCTTCAACGACCTTGCGTCGTCGTTGAAGCTCTTGGGGCGGCCGCAGACCCCCGAGTTGTCGAGCGTCGAACTCGCCCAGACGCACGTCATCGGCCCGGAGGGGCGCACGCTGCAGTCGCCGAACGACGCCAAGAACAACCGGTCCCGCCGCCTGATGCTGACCGCTGACCGCGCGGCACTCCTGATGGTGCAACCCTCGGCCGCCGTTACCGCGCTCGTGGTACGCGCGCAGCTGGCCGATGGCCGCACGCTCGGCCCGCTGGCGATGAATCCGCCTGAGCAGCTGCCAGCCAGTGACGGTGGCGCCGAGCCTTACTCAAGAGCCAAGTACAGCGCGCTGCTGCCGCCCGAGTGGGTGCAGCCCGGCGCGACGCTGGAAATCGGGCAGGAGGATTTCTCCTCGCCGCGGCGGATTGCGTTGAACGTGACGCCGGCAACCACACTGCGGCAGTACACCGTGCCGATGTACCTGTTCGGCGCCCGGCATGACAACTCGGTGGTCGACTTCCCGCTGGAGAAGACCGCCACTGACGGCTATTCGCTCGACCGGGAGTACCGCGAGAAGCTGCCCATCGCGAAGCTCGAGACCGGGATCACTGCGGCTGTCACGCTTGACAAGCTCGCCGTTCCCGGCCGCAACGACGACAAGTTCTGCTACCCGGCGATGACGGTCGCCTCGTGGTCCGACTACCGCGCCATCGAGGGCGACACCAACGCACGCATGCTGCGTCTACTCCACGATCTGCGCGGTTGGACCGCCAACCGCGACGGCGCGTTCGCCGCCGGCTACTACGGCTTCGTGCAGACGGTGGACGGCGGCAAGCAGGTGGCTGCATCGACAGGCGGTGGCCTGGCCAGCGTGGGTGGGGGCGTGGCGGCATCAGGCGGCGACTACCGCCCCGCCACCATCTACTCGGCCATCTTCAACCACGAGATGGGCCATGCCTATGGCTTGCCGCACGCAGATCATGCGGCCGACCTGGGCGACTTCCCTTATCCCATGGGCACCAAGAGCGGCTCCAGCTGGGGCTACGACAGCGTCAGGCACCAGCTGCTGACCACCCGCGAGTTCAGCGGCCAGCCTTGCGACCACCGCACGGTCGATGGTGTCTGCTATCAACGCACGCCGATGTCCGGCGGCGACGACGATCGCAATGCCGCGCTCTACCGCTGGTCCGCGTTCTCCGACTACGAGGCGGCCGTCCTGCAGGAGGGCTTCCTCGACAAGCTGTTCCCCGACTCCAGCTACGACGGCGGCTACAAGCGGTGGAATCGAAGCACGGGCGGCTTCGAGGCCATGTCGGACAGCGATCGCGCCCGCGTCGGGACGGATGTGCTGAAGACCGGGCAGCAGGTGCAGACGGTGATCGGCACGGTGTCGCACTTCAATGTTGCGCCGACCGCAAGCACGATGACCGTGACACCCCCGTGGTCCGGCCATCTGCCCCGGCACATCGACCCCACGGTGCAGGGTGATCTTGACACCATCCTGAGCGACAAGCCGGGAGGCTGGAGCGGCTACTACTGCCTCTCGAACGGCTGCGACTACACCCTGGTCGCCACCTATGCCGACGGCAAGGTGGTGCGTGTCCTGTTGCCGATCGGCTACCGCGGCTGGAACACGGCCAACGACACGTCGGGCTACAAGCAGGGCGCCCAGGACCCGACCAGCGCCGACAACTTCGCGAGCTATGCAGTGAACCTGCCGGCCGGGCACGGCGGCCTGAGCCGGCTTCAGCTGTTCCACACGCCTCACGGCTCCCAGTGGCAAACCCGCTTCACGGCACTGAGCACGAGCGACTTCGGCGGGCGGCTGCCGCTGGTCAACGAATGGACGCCGGCCGACGGCGCCACCGGAGGCAGCGGCGCGCCGGGAACGACCCGCTTCGACCGCTCGGTGTGCAAGCCGGGTGCGACGGTCAAGCTGCCGTCCCGCTGA
- a CDS encoding carbohydrate-binding protein: MTVPTAFTRHVLVAALALCGLAQDALAQGKVIGYIPSYKGLRAVADRTDLGKLTHLNIAFANPTQSGSFLSGGNPTCMEGATGADISYVVQKAHAAGVKVLVSLAGGVIPGCSGDWQSLLQPGNRANLVNGLVQFVNTFGLDGVDVDLEGALLTSIDAAGNYTPFIQSLRSALPGKLITAATATYEGGMVPTSSLPWFDFVNIMSYDAVGPGWGTVGTEHSPYSLAQSNIATWRARGLTKDKLVLGVPFYGYGFNGYAASYGFADIINQFGAGAAQNDLIGTLCANCAYITYNGIPTIKAKTRLAMQEGSGVMIWELSQDATGANSLLAAIHSEIGNPQPTGVATVYQHCNYGGYAVDLKEGRYSAAQLQALGVRNDDLSSLKVNPGYQVTLYEGDNFTGRQVVKTGSAGCLVDDAINDLTSSLVVSRVSSAWQLQVEAENFNNQAGVQTEACQEGGRNVGWIDAGDWMVYGNLTFPSSGSYRVEYRVASPGGAMLSLDLNGGGVQLGQVGIPATGGWQNWTTVSHTVSINAGTYNVGIYAPASGWNLNWIRFTKL, translated from the coding sequence TTGACTGTCCCCACCGCTTTCACCCGCCATGTCCTGGTTGCCGCGCTCGCCCTCTGCGGCCTTGCGCAGGACGCCCTCGCCCAGGGCAAGGTCATCGGCTACATCCCGTCATACAAGGGCCTGCGTGCCGTGGCCGACCGGACCGACCTTGGCAAGCTCACGCACCTGAACATCGCCTTCGCCAACCCGACACAGAGCGGCAGCTTCCTGAGCGGCGGCAATCCGACTTGCATGGAAGGCGCGACCGGCGCCGACATCAGCTATGTCGTCCAGAAGGCACATGCTGCCGGCGTCAAGGTGCTGGTCTCCCTGGCCGGAGGCGTGATTCCCGGATGCTCCGGCGACTGGCAAAGCCTCCTGCAACCCGGCAACCGCGCGAACCTGGTGAACGGCCTGGTGCAGTTCGTCAACACGTTCGGACTCGACGGCGTGGACGTCGACCTGGAAGGGGCGCTGCTCACGTCCATTGATGCGGCAGGCAACTACACCCCCTTCATCCAGAGCCTGCGCAGCGCGCTGCCGGGCAAGCTGATCACCGCCGCGACGGCCACCTATGAGGGCGGCATGGTCCCGACCTCGTCCTTGCCGTGGTTCGACTTCGTCAACATCATGTCCTATGACGCGGTCGGGCCCGGGTGGGGCACGGTGGGTACCGAGCATTCGCCGTATTCACTCGCCCAGAGCAACATCGCCACCTGGCGGGCGCGCGGGCTGACCAAGGACAAGCTCGTGCTGGGCGTGCCCTTCTACGGCTACGGCTTCAACGGCTATGCCGCCTCTTATGGGTTTGCCGACATCATCAACCAGTTCGGCGCCGGCGCGGCGCAGAACGACTTGATCGGCACACTGTGCGCGAACTGTGCCTACATCACCTACAACGGCATCCCGACGATCAAGGCCAAGACCCGCCTGGCCATGCAAGAGGGCTCGGGGGTGATGATCTGGGAGCTTTCCCAGGATGCCACCGGCGCCAACAGCCTGCTGGCGGCCATCCATTCAGAGATCGGCAACCCGCAGCCGACGGGCGTCGCCACGGTGTACCAGCATTGCAACTACGGCGGCTATGCCGTCGATCTGAAGGAGGGGCGCTACAGCGCCGCCCAGTTGCAGGCGCTCGGCGTGCGCAACGACGACCTGTCGTCGCTCAAGGTCAACCCCGGCTACCAGGTCACGCTCTACGAGGGCGACAACTTCACGGGTCGTCAAGTCGTGAAGACCGGCAGCGCCGGCTGCCTGGTGGACGATGCCATCAACGACCTGACCTCGTCGCTTGTCGTCTCCCGGGTCTCGTCGGCCTGGCAACTGCAGGTCGAGGCCGAGAACTTCAACAACCAGGCCGGCGTGCAGACGGAAGCCTGCCAGGAAGGTGGCCGCAATGTCGGCTGGATCGATGCCGGTGACTGGATGGTCTACGGCAACCTCACCTTCCCGAGCAGCGGCAGCTACCGCGTCGAGTACCGGGTGGCCAGTCCCGGCGGCGCCATGCTGTCGCTGGACTTGAACGGTGGCGGTGTCCAGCTGGGGCAGGTCGGTATCCCCGCCACTGGCGGCTGGCAGAACTGGACCACGGTCTCGCACACGGTGAGCATCAACGCCGGGACGTACAACGTCGGCATCTACGCGCCCGCAAGCGGCTGGAACCTGAACTGGATTCGCTTCACCAAGCTGTGA
- a CDS encoding pectate lyase: MTYRHFALAFGAMALATAALAANRPAGYTTLCSENKTCSVPANTNVAFGRADRFVYKVLTGSFVCSEATFGGRTSGGVNECSAPSDVAPNPNPNPNPNPTPPNGDLGHYPGCAMPTPVETVQLGATRVVAPGEVFDGGNRRYNLSGGSQSEGQPPVFDVQEGGTVRNVIIGPLAADGIHCQGNCTLDHVWWEDIGEDAATAKGPAGTVMNITCGAAYKGSDKTFQFNGRGELRISNFYVAKAGKLVRSCGDCTGNGGPRTIVVNNVITRDVSTIVGINTNFGDVAIIRNLTLNNSGTSKTKICQVYKGVVKGQGSASALGVEFNTPNCQVSPGDVTLLPPSQMNTSACAGSCPTE; this comes from the coding sequence ATGACGTACAGACACTTCGCTCTTGCATTCGGGGCCATGGCCCTGGCCACAGCAGCGCTTGCCGCCAACCGGCCAGCCGGCTACACCACCCTCTGTTCCGAGAACAAGACCTGCTCGGTGCCCGCCAATACCAATGTGGCGTTCGGCCGGGCCGACCGGTTCGTCTACAAGGTGTTGACGGGCAGCTTCGTCTGCTCGGAGGCCACCTTCGGCGGCCGCACCTCGGGGGGTGTCAACGAATGCTCGGCGCCGTCCGATGTGGCGCCCAACCCGAACCCCAATCCCAACCCGAATCCCACGCCGCCGAACGGTGACCTCGGCCACTACCCCGGCTGCGCCATGCCGACGCCGGTCGAGACGGTGCAACTCGGCGCCACCCGCGTCGTCGCGCCTGGCGAGGTGTTCGATGGGGGCAACCGGCGCTACAACCTCTCCGGCGGCAGCCAGAGCGAAGGTCAGCCGCCGGTGTTCGACGTGCAGGAAGGCGGGACGGTCCGCAACGTGATCATCGGACCGCTGGCCGCCGACGGCATCCATTGCCAAGGCAATTGCACCCTCGACCACGTCTGGTGGGAGGACATCGGCGAGGACGCGGCCACCGCCAAGGGGCCTGCCGGCACGGTGATGAACATCACCTGCGGCGCGGCCTACAAGGGCTCGGACAAGACCTTCCAGTTCAACGGACGGGGCGAGCTGCGCATCAGCAACTTCTATGTGGCCAAGGCGGGCAAGCTGGTGCGGTCCTGCGGCGACTGCACCGGCAACGGAGGACCACGGACGATCGTCGTCAACAACGTGATCACGCGGGACGTCTCCACCATCGTCGGCATCAACACCAACTTCGGGGACGTGGCCATCATCCGCAACCTGACCCTCAACAACAGCGGCACCAGCAAGACCAAGATCTGCCAGGTCTACAAGGGCGTGGTGAAGGGCCAGGGCAGCGCCAGTGCGCTGGGCGTCGAGTTCAATACACCGAACTGCCAGGTGAGCCCCGGCGACGTGACGCTGCTGCCGCCCAGCCAGATGAACACGAGCGCTTGCGCCGGGTCGTGCCCCACGGAGTGA
- a CDS encoding DUF3079 domain-containing protein, whose amino-acid sequence MAKKFPIHPVHPERICWGCDKYCAADSLMCGNGTVRSMHPVEMFGEDWMEWGSDPDRSDTPATGVTDPARAAEVG is encoded by the coding sequence ATGGCGAAGAAGTTTCCGATCCACCCCGTTCACCCCGAGCGCATCTGCTGGGGCTGTGACAAGTACTGCGCAGCCGACTCGCTCATGTGCGGCAACGGCACCGTCCGGTCGATGCACCCGGTCGAGATGTTCGGCGAGGACTGGATGGAGTGGGGCAGCGACCCCGACCGCAGCGATACGCCGGCCACCGGTGTCACCGATCCGGCGCGGGCGGCAGAGGTGGGATGA
- a CDS encoding GntR family transcriptional regulator, translating into MTAPVTPPPAVTLTDRVAEELRQKVTAGEFAPGQRLSEQALADQLGISRNTLREVFRVLTKDGLLRHEPNRGVFVAVPSIAAIIDIYRVRRLIECQALAQAYPRHPAKKHMRQAVEQALKARESGDWLAVGTANMAFHMGVVELADSERLNQLFAQVLAELRLAFGLLRDPEFLHAPYVDMNRDILELAEAGEFGKAAAKLNDYLVHSERIVLAVYARKLDEGDWASS; encoded by the coding sequence ATGACCGCTCCCGTGACGCCGCCGCCGGCCGTGACCCTGACCGACCGCGTCGCCGAGGAGTTGCGGCAGAAGGTCACCGCCGGCGAATTCGCGCCCGGGCAGCGCTTGTCCGAGCAGGCGCTGGCGGATCAGCTGGGCATCTCGCGCAACACCTTGCGCGAGGTGTTCCGCGTGCTGACCAAGGACGGCCTGTTGCGCCATGAGCCCAACCGCGGCGTGTTCGTGGCGGTGCCCAGCATCGCGGCCATCATCGACATCTACCGGGTGCGCCGGTTGATCGAATGCCAGGCACTGGCGCAGGCCTACCCGCGCCATCCGGCCAAGAAGCACATGCGACAGGCGGTCGAGCAGGCGCTCAAGGCCCGCGAGTCCGGCGACTGGCTGGCCGTGGGCACGGCCAACATGGCTTTTCACATGGGGGTCGTCGAGCTGGCCGACAGCGAGCGGCTGAACCAGTTGTTCGCCCAGGTGCTGGCCGAGCTCCGGCTGGCTTTCGGCCTGCTGCGCGACCCCGAGTTCCTGCACGCGCCCTACGTCGACATGAACCGCGACATCCTGGAGCTGGCTGAAGCCGGGGAATTCGGCAAGGCCGCCGCCAAGCTCAACGACTATCTCGTGCACTCCGAACGCATCGTGCTGGCCGTGTACGCCCGCAAGCTCGACGAAGGCGACTGGGCCAGCAGCTGA
- a CDS encoding DUF969 domain-containing protein yields the protein MTSTPSLWPLIGVAVIILGFVLRFNPMLVVAVTAVATALAAGFPLQKVLATIGTGFVKTRNLPLILLLPLAVIGLLERHGLRQHAQDWIARFKSATAGRLLLVYLAARQLSAAVGLTSLGGHPQMVRPLLAPMAEGATEARHGRLPERIRHKLRAYAAATDNVGLFFGEDIFVAFGAVVLMTTFLHEAGIDVEPMRVALWGIPTGVAAFAIHAWRLRRLDAALKRELEGLRPEDSATAAAVSHHAKEA from the coding sequence ATGACATCCACTCCCTCCTTGTGGCCCCTGATCGGGGTTGCGGTGATCATCCTGGGCTTTGTGCTGCGCTTCAATCCGATGCTGGTGGTGGCGGTGACCGCGGTCGCCACCGCGCTGGCGGCGGGCTTTCCCCTGCAGAAGGTGCTGGCCACCATCGGCACCGGCTTCGTCAAGACGCGGAACCTGCCGCTGATCCTGCTGCTGCCGCTGGCGGTGATCGGGCTGCTGGAGCGTCATGGGCTGCGCCAGCATGCGCAAGACTGGATCGCGCGGTTCAAGTCCGCCACCGCCGGGCGGCTGCTGCTGGTCTACCTGGCGGCCCGGCAGTTGTCCGCCGCCGTGGGGTTGACCAGCCTGGGCGGGCATCCCCAGATGGTGCGTCCGCTGCTCGCACCGATGGCGGAGGGCGCGACCGAGGCCCGGCACGGGCGCCTGCCGGAGCGCATCCGCCACAAGCTGCGCGCGTATGCCGCAGCCACAGACAACGTCGGCCTGTTCTTCGGCGAGGACATCTTCGTCGCCTTCGGAGCGGTGGTGCTCATGACCACCTTCCTGCACGAGGCCGGCATCGACGTCGAGCCGATGCGGGTGGCCTTGTGGGGCATCCCGACCGGTGTGGCGGCCTTCGCCATCCACGCCTGGCGGCTGCGCCGGCTGGATGCGGCGCTCAAGCGCGAGCTGGAGGGGCTCCGGCCCGAGGACAGCGCGACCGCGGCGGCGGTGAGCCACCACGCCAAGGAGGCCTGA
- a CDS encoding DUF979 domain-containing protein, whose translation MTISLDLLFNLAGVLLALIALMTLLDRQHPKRFTTGFFWGLYAAMFLAGHLLPPEWVGAGVILMALIVGFKGVGAGRPSLPSAAECAASARRLGHRLFVPALAIPLLTMVGTLSAKHLLVGGTPLIDPKNATLVSLGLACVVSLGLACWLTRETPAQGVREARRLIDALGWALVLPQMLGMLGLVFSDAGVGKAVAHVTTSYINMDLRFLAVTVYVVGMALFTVIMGNGFAAFPVMTGGVGVPVLVGVYHGDPAVMAAIGMLSGYCGTLMTPMAANFNIVPAALLELPDKNAVIRAQVPTALMLLAVNVVLLNLLMFR comes from the coding sequence ATGACCATCTCGCTGGATCTGCTGTTCAACCTCGCCGGGGTGCTGCTGGCGCTGATCGCGCTGATGACGCTGCTCGACCGCCAGCACCCCAAGCGCTTCACCACCGGCTTCTTCTGGGGGCTGTACGCGGCCATGTTCCTGGCGGGCCACCTGTTGCCGCCCGAGTGGGTGGGCGCGGGCGTCATCCTGATGGCCCTGATCGTCGGCTTCAAGGGCGTCGGGGCGGGCCGGCCCAGCCTCCCGTCCGCGGCGGAATGCGCTGCCAGCGCCAGGCGCCTGGGCCATCGGCTGTTCGTGCCGGCGCTGGCGATCCCGCTGCTGACGATGGTGGGCACCCTGTCGGCCAAGCACCTGTTGGTGGGTGGCACGCCGCTCATCGATCCGAAGAACGCGACGCTGGTGAGCCTGGGCCTGGCCTGTGTCGTCTCGCTGGGGCTGGCCTGCTGGCTGACGCGCGAGACCCCCGCGCAGGGCGTGCGCGAGGCGCGCCGGCTGATCGACGCGCTGGGCTGGGCGCTGGTGCTGCCGCAGATGCTGGGCATGCTGGGGCTGGTGTTCTCGGACGCCGGCGTCGGCAAGGCGGTGGCGCACGTGACGACCAGCTACATCAACATGGACCTGCGCTTCCTCGCGGTGACGGTGTATGTCGTCGGCATGGCGCTGTTCACCGTCATCATGGGCAATGGCTTCGCGGCGTTCCCCGTGATGACCGGCGGGGTCGGCGTGCCGGTGCTGGTGGGCGTCTACCACGGCGATCCGGCGGTGATGGCGGCCATCGGCATGCTGTCGGGCTACTGCGGTACGCTGATGACGCCGATGGCGGCCAACTTCAACATCGTGCCGGCGGCATTGCTGGAGCTGCCCGACAAGAACGCCGTCATCCGTGCACAGGTGCCGACGGCGCTGATGCTGCTGGCGGTCAACGTGGTCCTGCTGAACCTGCTGATGTTCCGCTGA
- a CDS encoding LamB/YcsF family protein codes for MNIDLNSDLGESYGAWRMGDDAAMLAVVSSANVACGFHAGDPAGILATLRAAAERGVSVGAHVSYPDLAGFGRRNMDMSSADLRASVIYQIGALQGLASAAGTRVRYVKPHGALYNFIARDERQARDVIAAVQAVDRALGLVVLAGSALAGWARDAGLRTIEEAFADRGYRADGSLVPRDQPGAVLHDPEAVAARMVQLAREGTVTANDGSVVRITADSICVHGDSPGAVAMAQRVRERLAAAGIAIRPFMDAAR; via the coding sequence ATGAACATCGACCTCAACAGCGACCTCGGCGAAAGCTACGGCGCCTGGCGCATGGGCGACGACGCGGCGATGCTGGCGGTGGTCAGCAGCGCCAACGTCGCCTGCGGCTTCCATGCGGGCGACCCGGCCGGCATCCTCGCCACGCTGCGCGCCGCCGCCGAGCGCGGCGTGAGCGTGGGCGCGCATGTGTCCTATCCCGACCTGGCGGGCTTCGGCCGCCGCAACATGGACATGTCGAGCGCCGACCTGCGCGCCAGCGTGATCTACCAGATCGGCGCGCTGCAAGGCCTTGCCAGCGCGGCCGGCACGCGGGTGCGCTACGTCAAGCCGCATGGCGCGCTCTACAACTTCATCGCCCGCGACGAGCGCCAGGCGCGTGACGTGATCGCCGCGGTGCAGGCGGTCGACCGGGCGCTGGGCCTGGTGGTGCTGGCCGGCTCGGCACTGGCGGGCTGGGCCCGCGATGCAGGGCTGCGGACCATCGAGGAAGCCTTTGCCGATCGCGGCTACCGCGCCGACGGCAGCCTGGTGCCGCGCGACCAGCCGGGTGCCGTGCTGCACGACCCCGAGGCCGTGGCCGCGCGCATGGTGCAGCTGGCCCGCGAAGGCACGGTGACGGCCAACGACGGCAGCGTGGTGCGCATCACCGCCGACTCCATCTGCGTGCACGGCGACAGCCCCGGTGCGGTGGCGATGGCACAGCGGGTGCGCGAGCGGCTGGCGGCGGCTGGCATCGCGATCCGTCCGTTCATGGATGCCGCCCGATGA